TTCAGCGCCCAACATTTTTTCCTTCAAAACCGTCCACTTAATGTTACGAGATGAGATCTAACCCTCCCGTAAATAGGTTTTTGTCGACCTTGGGGAAGCGGATCTTACTTCTAATCTTGGGTAGGAGGTTCCTGCACTATTGAGTCTGACATAATGGTAAGCTAGAAGTTCTTAACCGTCGGTCAGAACTATTGTTATTTTAACAGACTTGCTAAACAcatcggaaaaaaaaaaagcacCGAGAGGGTTCGAATGGACATAATGGAAGGTTCTATGCATTGGGGCAGGAATGGGCCCATCCTTACTCTCACACGGTGCCCATCTCGGTCCCTTTTGTTCGGTGCATCCATATTTTTCAAACAAAAATGATCTATTTTTTTGAACAAAAAGAACTGAAATGGGCACAGTGTGAGAGGAGGGTGAGACCTACCCTGCCCATCCCTATCCGAAATTCCGAATGCACAGAACACTTCACTGTGTCCATCTCTCTCGATACCCATTTCGGTGCTTTTTTTCGATGGGTCTCGCAAAGCTGTATTTTAAATGTTTGAGGTCTAGGGCAGACCCATTTATAGATAAATGAACATATAGGACACCTGTAGGGAAGTGTTTGTAATCCGATAAATTTTTACCCTAATATCTAATCTCAAAAGCTGGAAGACCAATTTATAAATGAACATAGTTATACATCTAATCCATCAGGTAACTAAATCCCAAAAGCTGGAAGACCAATTTATAAAGTTCAGATAACTTGACCATCCTGTCAAAAAACTGTCTATGACaacatgttttgattttgttctATTATCCATAACTTCGCATTGGGAAAGAAGTACAGGGATTTGCTAGAATCCGGCaaaaatttaagtttttctacCACCACCAGAAGAAATTTCATGACACCCTTTTGGAACGTGGTTTTAAGTTGGTTGTGAAAGTCGTGTCCCTATTGACCACGTCTTTCACAATCAACTTAAAACCTCGTTTCAAAAAGATTACATGGTTTTTTTTCTCGTCGGGTGTAGGACATTAATCTTCATACTTCTTTTCCAATCAACTTAAATTAACGTCCCAAAAGAGTTACCACTGGTTAAATCTCAGTTAGTTTTAATCATTTTGGAAGATAAATTCCGCAGTGGGATAAACATACAGAGAATTAACCTGGGTCATCAAATCTGGGAGTAAGTGATGGACAATATAATTCCTCTTTCCGAATTAATGAATGGGTACAATGTAGTTGCTATAAGACTCACTCAACTGCACTGGATTGATGGACATATCTGACTGGTATATAACAGAATTATCAGAAAAtcagaagaaaaacaaacacGTCGCATAGATGCTACTGCATTGCCAAACCTGCACAGGATCATAGTGTTCTCGCAAAACATAAGAACACTGAGGaattatataaaaagaaaaaaaaggagcaGGTAAAGACTAAGGAGGGATTGGCCAAAACTGTTTTAAGAAGTTCAATTTCTAGTACAGTCTCCCGATCATATAAATCATTATTCTGTTTATGTACTTGTATTTTTCGAATGAAATTTCATATGAGAGGAAGTTCATAACGACAAATAATATAGAATCTACTACAAGATTAAAGCTCAAATTTAACCAGACTTCATATCTTAGATTGCCGATGAGCCAgacttcattttctttttcaagaaCTGTCGAATATGTTCACGTTTCCAGTTGTCAACCCTAGAATGAAGTTTGACAAAAGGAAATtaatacataattgtacacacatGATactgaaaatcaaaggttaatatgCTGTTTCGTATGAACTCCAAGAAACAAGGAAAGAAAGCACCCACTGGCATATGgtttaagaaagaaaaagaaatctgacCTTATTGTTTCCTTGTGTTGACCCTCTTCATTCAACATTACAAGTTTGGGAGGAGAATTGAAGATATACTGAACTTTGAGAGACCGGAACTGGTCCTTTTCCTCCTCAATAAAACCAACTATTTCGGGATAAAATACAAGTTTCCTCATACAAACTTCTATCAAGGCACCGGAGTAAGTGATCTGCAGTTGTACATTGAAGTAAATTACAATAAGTGACTGAAATAACATAAGAAAGACATTATGGTTTAACTcccaaaaaacataaaaagacaGTTAATATCCTGCTCCAAGAGGAACCAATTGAAGGCCAACCTTTCTCAAGGTGCCTAGTGCAAAGTGAACATCCAGGATTGGAACTCTTTTGTTGCCCTTTTCATCCCTAGTAGGTTCCTTATATTTTGAGGTTTTAAGATATGGTTACTTGCTTATAGTTTCCAATTGTTTCACTACTAAAGCCAGATTCTAATTTGTAATTCCAAACTGTGACAACCTAGTTTTAAGTAAATCAGTTGAACTTCTGTTTTTAAAACATGCCAATTAAAGTATACGCACATTTTTTGAAACTTTACTCCCGTAAGATTAGCAAACAAGAATCACCTTATAATAACGGATACCTACTGCACTTATTTCAAATGAAGTTACATCTATGTAACCATAAGTAAAACCATAAGCTTGAAAAGAAGCACAACTAGACAAATCTTTTCAACCTCATGCTTCTTAACTATACTTAAGAGGATCGTACTGGTCAAATTAAAAAATCTCTGCAAAGAGGAAACCCTTCCATTGTTATAATATAATACCTCTGTCCCACAAAAGTGGATTTTTTACTTTTCTAATTCTGCCAGAAAGTGAAAAACCCACTTTTTGTGGCACGGATGTGGTATAGAATAAGTCTATTATTATAGTTCTGCGGCTTTGCCTCTAGCTTAAATGAGGATTTATTGTCAACCATGATGTTCTAGTTTTGGACATCTCCCACAAATCCGATCTTTATGGTCTGCAGGACTAACCCTGCCACACTCAATCTGGGGAAGAGAAATGGGAGATATACGGAGACAAAGGGTACATTCGTCCCATTACTTTTTTTTcctgaaaatataaaaatagacttatatattactccctccgttttagaAAAATAGGCTTGTCTCATGTGTGTACATGCAACAAGCCTATCTTTTGAAAATGGAGGTATTACATATTTTTACTCAAATGTGTACATGACTTTCTATCAAAACATCTAAACATAATAGGCACATGTGTACCTATGTATCTCGGTCACTCTATCAAGCAGTTCCTTTACAATGAAGCTTATGTACCTGAACGGAATCAAATTGGCCCTAATTCTTCAATCAGGGGAACTAGCATACGCCTAACCAACACAGCAATTGGAAAGAGAAAAAACTCATATTTTTCAGCTAATCCCAAAAGCTGGAAATACCAATTTCCATTAGGGACACTGGTGCCGGTCCAGGAGATAATTTCACCATCCATGCCCAAAAACTGTCtcattccaaaatctgtaacctCCAGATTTGTTTCCGTTCTTTAAGCCAACTTTGAATGGGGAAATAAGTATAGGAAATTGCTAATATTTGGTGTAGATTAAAGTCTTTCTACACCCACCGAGAGAAGTCCTGAGATTTCTCCCCTGTAACCCTTTTGGGACATGGCTTTAAGTTGGTCGTGAAAGCTGTATCCAACAGAGGCCTGGCTATCAGAGCCAACTTAAAGCCACGTCTCAAGAGGATTATCACTGGGGAAATCTaggtggtttaatcatttttagaaaatcaGTTCTGCAGTGAGATAAACATCCTCATAGAGAATTGTCCCCGGGTCATGTGAGCACTAAATGAGCTATCCGTCTAGGACCAAGTGATGGGCAATAGTATAACTCTGTTGTCATATTTAGACAAATCTTCTAAATTCTATGTTACTTCTGCTAATAACTTAACAAGTATCAACTGGTTGactaatttaagaggatggtactGGTCAAATTTGAAATCTTGGCAAACACGGAGGAGACCAGAACGCCACTATATGTGTTAGCTTACCCTTTTAGGTTTGACCACTTTTATCAATTCAGAAAGTTCTAAGTTCTGTTGCTTGTTACTTTCATATTAGGAGAcatgaaaaataaaaactaatatcaAGATGCTAGCATTAGAGCTGAAACCCTCACATGAAGGACAGGAGGGGCAATCAAAATCATGTGTTCAGCAACAATTAAATAGGTCCATTCATACCTTGCTCGTGGAATCATCAGAATCCTCCGTGCAACATTTCTTGCAGTCCGACACTAATTCTGCAAACAAAAGTTGAAACACATTTAACATGAATATAATCATGCCTGCATTAAAGGGAACACATCGTAAGAGAGAAAAACCATTATTCCAAACAGTTGCACAAGACCTTTTCAAACCACAAATGTGGTTGAAGACAAGTATTTTCAAGAAGTTACAGTCTTATAGTACTAGTTTTTAGCAGCATCACACAAATTAATCTATAAACTAGAAACCGGTAACTCACGTACATAAACCCCGCAAAATACAAACCATTCTTACTTTTGatcctagtccagattaaatataCAGCAAATTATCATTTGTTTCACAAAGAACTCAAATTGCCTCGGCATATACAATTCTCAAAGACATTCACCGATAAGAATAGTTAGGGAAAGTCCCCGAAGATCACTATAAGGTTCAATACTTAGTCTATTCATTAAAAGATTGAAATTTGACTAGCACTGATACTTGATTgtctgaaaaaaaaaattcatggttTACTTCTAAACCTAGATTGTCACCCTAATCATGTTTTTCGAAATCAGTCAAATTTGAAGGAATTTAATCACAGATCAATCAATTTTGACTACATCAAAGCAAACCCATGATTCTAAAATTGCAGAAAAATCAGAAAGATATGAAGAAATGGGGTTGTTACCTTCGTTTTTGACATACTCGGCAAATGTATTGCAGTCTGAACAAAGAGCTAGACCATTAAACCCTAGATTCTCACATTCTTTGGTACTTAATTCTTCCCCTGAAACCAGAGGGGctacaagaaaaagaagaagtaaacctAATTTTGGGGCAGAAAAGAACTCAGTcatctttttctctctctctatt
This is a stretch of genomic DNA from Papaver somniferum cultivar HN1 chromosome 1, ASM357369v1, whole genome shotgun sequence. It encodes these proteins:
- the LOC113337465 gene encoding selenoprotein F-like, which codes for MTEFFSAPKLGLLLLFLVAPLVSGEELSTKECENLGFNGLALCSDCNTFAEYVKNEELVSDCKKCCTEDSDDSTSKITYSGALIEVCMRKLVFYPEIVGFIEEEKDQFRSLKVQYIFNSPPKLVMLNEEGQHKETIRVDNWKREHIRQFLKKKMKSGSSAI